Within the Oncorhynchus masou masou isolate Uvic2021 chromosome 1, UVic_Omas_1.1, whole genome shotgun sequence genome, the region agaatgtgttcttaactaacttgcctagttaaataaaggtataacattttttttaaattgacgcccaaaaaataccgatttccgattgttatgaaaacttgaaatcggccattccgattaatcggtcgacctctaatttttACACTATTTGGACTTAAGTGACCCAAAAGCCCAAGGATTTACATGGCATAAAAACCCCTCATATTTAGGAAGTTAAAGGCAACTGCACCGTGCTTCTCCGCTCATATATCCTAGTCTACAGACTATTTAAGTGAGACCACACATATAGGCGCACTTGATCTCGCACACCCAACAAAAGAGAAGAAAGGTAGGCTACTGAACTTGAAGCAGAATTTTCCTTTGAGAGTTTTGAATAGTACGACAAAGATGTGCTTTTATTACAATATATAATGCATACTAAACAGAAAGACAACTGTTTGAATTAATCTGTGGgacacattttttttcttcatattttcaGCAGGAATGCAGCTCTCTATTCCCACCTCCGCTTCTCTGACTCTAATGTAGGCACTATGTGCGGATGCTGGCTGACATTTTTGCACATATTTTTAGGGTTGAGAAATACAGACCACAGACCCTAGATGACTTGATTTCTCACAAGAACATATTAAGCACCAGTAAGTATGTTTTTGTTAATCTTTGAAACAGCAGGGACGGAACGACTATTGAAAACCTGACCCTTATCCATTCCAGCCACAATTCAATTGTATGGTTCAAGTGAATGTATTCCAAATAATGTTTTCATGCTCAAATGAACTATAACATGTTTTGCATAATTTCTATGTAACAACCCTGGCTTTCTTCAGTCCAGAAGTTTATCAGTGAGGACAAACTGCCACATCTCTTCTATGGACCTCCAGGTACAGGGAAGTCGTCTACTATTCTAGGTACTGCCAAGCAGCTCGACAAGGACAATGAGTTCAACGCTATGGTCTTGGAGGTACGCTCCAACTCAGCACGTAGAATTATCAGAAATAAATGTAATGCTCATAACACTTTACTTGAGGGTTGTCCTGTTTTCCAGTCAGCTAGATTGATTCTTAACATTTAAATGTTAGTGTGGGGCATAAAGAATTGTTCTCGGTTGCAATCAAGGTTATGTTCCAATTTACAGTGaattcagagagtattcagaccccttaactttttccacattttgtaacatttcagccttattctaaaattgattaaatgtatttattttctcatcaatcgacacacaataccccataatgacaaagtgaaaacaggtttttagatttttttgcaaataaaaaaataccttatttacataagactTGCATACCAAAATTGACATGCTAATAACTTCAGATCTATTGAATGCTCAAAAATATCTGAAATTCATTACACAAAGTGAGAGACATGGCATAATTACACAATTATTCATTTGGTGTGATGGATATCAGAAATACTCTTTGGAACTCTGTGTCCTTTGGAAAAAGTACAATATAAGGTTTTTGTCATTTGTTTTGCAGCTTTTCACTTTAGCAATCCGGTCCCTTGGTATCACCCAGGGCCTACACTCTGCAACATCTCTTTGTCGTGCTAACGTAAAGGACCTCCCATTGATTGGGAACCATTTGGGGCAGCCTCCACGAGGATAATTCCTTTGACATTCAAACTGTGGCCATTTGACGGCCAGGTTCTTTCTTAGCTGGTTGTCTTCCTGGATGACGTGAAGCCATTGAAGAAGAATGGGGATCTTTCTCCCCCATGGAGAGTTGTCTCCTATGAATTGAGGAGTTTTATTGTCACATTCACTGGATAGGTTTAGTGAAATGTGTTGTATTAtggggtcagccatggtagtagggggcccctggagcaaattaggattcagtgccttgctcaagggcacatcgacagatttttcaccttgttggctcggttactggcctaacgctctaaccgctaggctacttgCTGCCCTAGTAGATGCCTCAATCCTGTGTTGACTGTAGATGTTGATTGGAAGAAGGTGTCCTTCCGAGTCAGATGGTGTGGACGAGgtcggggggagggggggggggtgtgactCTGCTCTACCGCCTCAATCAGATCGACAGCGTCATTGCGTTTTGGTACACCAGCTTTGGATTTCGGCCCCTTCTCAAAAGTGAAGGGTTTTGACCTTTTGAAACTTTATGGAGCAGAGCTCTGCTCCCGCTCCAACTGAGTGCAGCTTGCAAAATTATTGCTGTCCTTCTTGTGAAATTATAACTTTACCCTGTTCATGTACAAATGACCAATGCACTGACAACTGTTTAAAGCAAAACTACcaaagctacagtgccttgcgaaagtattcggcccccttgaactttgcgaccttttggcacatttcaggcttcaaacataaagatataaaactgtatttttttgtgaagaatcaacaacaagtgggacacaatcatgaagtggaacgacatttattggatatttcaaacttttttaacaaatcaaaaactgaaaaattgggcgtgcaaaattattcagcccccttaagttaatactttgtagcgccaccttttgctgcgattacagctgtaagtcgcttggggtatgtctctatcagtgttgcacatcgagagactgacattttttcccattcctccttgcaaaacagctcgagctcagtgaggttggatggagagcatttgaacagcagttttcagttctttccacagactctcgattggattcaggtctggactttgacttggccattctaacacctggatatgtttatttttgaaccattccattgtagattttgctttttgttttggatcattgtcttgttggaagacaaatctccgtcccagtctcaggtcttttgcagactccatcaggttttcttccagaatggtcctgtatttggctccatccatcttcccatcaattttaaccatcttccctgtccctgctgaagaaaagcaggcccaaaccatgatgctgccaccaccatgtttgacagtgggtatggtgtgttcagggtgatgagctgtgttgcttttacgccaaacataacgttttgcattgttgccaaaaagttcaattttggtttcatctgaccagagcaccttcttccacatgtttggtgtgtctcccagctggcttgtggcaaactttaaacaacacattttatggatatctttaagaaatggctttcttcttgccactcttccataaaggccagatttgtgcaatatacgactgattgttgtcctatggacagagtctcccacctcagctgtagatctctgcagttcatccagagtgatcatgggcctcttggctgcatctctgatcagtcttctccttgtatgagctgaaagtttagagggacggccaggtcttggtagatttgcagtggtctgatactccttccatttcaatattattgcttgcacagtgctccttgggatgtttaaagcttgggaaatctttttgtatccaaatccggctttaaacttcttcacaacagtatctcggacctgcctggtgtgttccttgttcttcatgatgctctctgagcatttaacggacctctgagactatcacagtgcaggtgcatttatacggagacttgattacacacaggtggattgtatttatcatcattagtcatttaggtcaacattggatcattcagagatcctcactgaacttctggagagagtttgctgcactgaaagtaaaggggctgaaaaattttgcacgcccaatttttcagtttttgatttgttaaaaaagtttgaaatatccaataaatgtcgttccacttcatgattgtgtcccacttgttgttgattcttcacaaaaaatacagttttatatctttatgtttgaagcctgaaatgtggcaaaaggtcgcaaagttcaagggggccgaatactttcgcaaggcactgtatttcttaTGGTGAACACGCCAATCGAAAAGCTCCAATCAGCAGTTAGATGTGAGTTGTGTCCACTCCGATAGCCTAGCCTACACAACTTCACTGGTAAAACACCATTTTCTACACCGCATTTGGTAACAATGACCGAGCAAATTACATTGGATGTCACCCAACTAATAAAGCCTATGATTTGACATTGCGAAAGCCATTTTACAAGCATTTGAATGCGGAAGGTGCTGCACAGATGTACAAATATTAGATCAGGGATAAGCCTACCTCTCGTTGGCACGAGCAGCTATGCTCTGTGCGCACAGCTGTTAACTGACTTCGAGATCAGTGACTGTTATGTACATTTACATGCTTAATTAAATTTTGGCTAATGGTTGAGATGATGCATAAATTCAGTCACAAAAGATTAGATGTATTTTCAGGGGGGGTACAATTaaatgagtaaaacattttagtGAACTGGCGGTTCATAATGTTTGAATTAATTTTCTGATGACACATGCAACTTTTGGATCGGTTTGGGCTCCCATGGACCCGGCACACTCCTATCTTAAACGATCCATATCAGTAAATTGTTACAATCCCTAACAATAATCCTTTTAGAGAAGTATATCTTTTAGCTACCATATCGCAATCAGTTTCCCAGTCTTTTCAGCAAGGACAAGGgaatgtatgtttcatgattagcgactcatggtgtaattgtaacagcatacaagaactcaagtccttttgttcacctgacctagaattcctcacaatcaaatgccgaccgtattatctcccagGAGAATGCTCCTCTGTTAAtgtcacagctgtgtatatccCCCTCAAGCCATTACCACGGCCCTCGATTAACTTccctggactttatgcaaactggataCCATATATCCTatggctgcatttattgtagcgggggactttaacaaagcaaatttgagaacaaggctacctacaTTCTATCAGCAAACTCTGAATCACTGCTACTCTTTCTTCCGCGATGCagacaaggccctcccccgccctccttttggcaaatctgaccacgactccaatTTGTTCCTTCCTATAGGCATAAaatcaaacaggatgtacccgtgTTAAGTaatattcaatgctggtctgaccaatcggaatcaataagacatttaaaagtgttaaccctcgcaaggctgccagcccagaaaGCATCCCTAGTCGCGTCCTCCGAGCatgctcagaccagctggctggtatgtttatgtaaatattccatctctccctgtcccagtctgctgtctccACATGCTTAAAGATGGACacaattgttcctgtacccaagaaggcaaaggttttattttatttatttatttcacctttatttaaccaggtaggcaagttgagaacaagttctcatttacaattgcgacctggccaagataaagcaaagcagttcgacacatacaacgacacagagtaacacatggagtaaaacaaaaatacagtcaataatacagtataaacaagtctatatacgatgtgagcaaatgaggtgagataagggtggtaaaggcaaaaaaaggccatggtggcaaagtaaatacaatatagcaagtaaaacactggaattgtagatttgcaatggaagaatgtgcaaagtagaaataaaaataatggggtgcaaaggagcaaaataaattaattaaatacagtagggaaagaggtagttgtttgggctaaattataggtgggctatgtacaggtgcagtaatctgtgagctgctctgacagttggtgcttaaagctagtgagggagataagtgtttccagtttcagagatttttgtagttcattccagtcattggcagcagagaactggaaggagaggcggccaaagaaataattggttttgggggtgactagagagatatacctgctggagcgtgtgctacaggtgggagatactatggtgaccagcgagctgagataagggggactttacctagcagggtcttgtaggtgacatggagccagtgggtttggcgacgagtatgaagcgagggccagccaacgagagcgtacaggtcgcaatggtgggtagtatatggggctttggtgacaaaacggattgcactgtgatagactgcatccaatttgttgagtagggtattggaggctattttgtaaatgacatcgccaaagtcgaggattggtaggatggtcaattttacaagggtatgtttggcagcatgagtgaaggatgctttgttgcgaaataggaagccaattctagatttaactttggattggagatgtttgatatgggtctggaaggagagtttacagtctaaccagacacctaagtatttgtagttgtccacgtattctaagtcagagccgtccagagtagtgatgttggacaggtgggtaggtgcaggtagcgatcggttgaagagcatgcatttagtttgacttgtatttaagagcaattggaggccacggaaggagagttgtatggcattgaagcttgcctggagggttgtaaacacatttacatttacatttaaacacagtgtccaaagaagggccagaagtatacagaatggtgtcgtctgcgtagaggtggatcagagactcaccagcagcaagagcgacctcattgatgtatacagagaagagagtcggttcaagaattgaaccctgtggcacccccatagagactgccagaggtccggacagcagaccttccgatttgacacactgaactctatcagagaagtagttggtgaaccaggcgaggcaatcatttgagaaaccaaggctgtcgagtctgccgatgaggatgtggtgattgacagagtcgaaagccttggccagatcaatgaatacggctgcacagtaatgtttcttattgatggcggttaagatatcgtttaggaccttgagcgtggctgaggtgcacccatgaccagctctgaaaccagattgcatagcagagaaggtatggtgagattcgaaatggtcggtaatctgtttgttgacttggcttttgaagaccttagaagggcatggtaggatagatataggtctgtagcagtttgagtcaagagtgtccccccctttgaagagggggatgaccgcagctgctttccaatctttgggaatctcagacgacacgaaagagaggttgaacaggctagtaataggggtggcaacaatttcggcagataattttagaaagaaagggtccagatagtctagcccggctgatttgtaggggtccagattttgcagctctttcagaacatcagctgaacggatttgggagaaggagaaatggggaaggcttgggcgagttgctgtggggggtgcagtgctgttgaccggggtcggagtagccaggtggaaagcatggccagccgtagaaaaatgcttattgaaattctcaattatggtggatttatcagtggtgacagtgtttcctatcttcagtgcagtgggcagctgggaggaggtgttcttattctccatggactttacagtgtcccagttaacctgttgaaactccccatcccggatccgggatcgtgactaaagcctcaggctcattagcataacgcaacgttaacgatttctgaaaatcgcaaataaaatgaaaataatgcgcctgctctcaagcttagccttttcttaacaacactgtcatctcagattttcaaaatatgcttttgaaccatagcaattgactaatttgtgtaagagtatgctaagctagcttagcattttgagtagcatttagcacgcaacattttcacaaaaaccagataaccaaataaataaaatcatttacctttgaagagctttggatgttttcaatgaggagactctcagttacataccaaatgcgcagtttttcctgaaagcgtctgtgtgtaggagaaatcgctccgttttgtacatcacatttggctaccgaaactaaccgaaaattcagtcacctacaatgtcaaaccttttccgaattaactccataatatcgaccgaaacatggcaaacgttgtttggaatcaatgttttttcacatatctcttcattgatatatcgttcgtggaagcctgcactcttctctaaattccatggaaaaatacttgcagctgacttttgcgcaccaatttcggcgcaggacaccgggcggacacctggtaaatgtggtctcttatggtcaatcttccaatgatctgcctacaaatacgtcacaatgctgcagacaccttggggaaacgacagaaagggcaggctcattcctctcgcattcacagccatataaggagacaatggaaaacagagcctcaaaaatcctgctcatttcctggatgccgtctcatcttggttttgcctgaagctcacgttctagggcacgcacagaaaatatctttgcagttctggacacgtccgagtgttttctttcgaaagctatcaattatatgcatagtcgagcatctttttgtgacaaaatatcttgtttaaaacgggaacgtttttcatccaaaaatgaaatagcgcccccagagcatcaacaggttaataattgattcactagtcactttaataatgccactttaatattgtttacatatcttgcattactcatctcatatgtatatactgtattttataccatcttttgcatcttgcctatgtcgctctgtcattgctcatccatatatttatagatatatgttcttattccattcctttactta harbors:
- the LOC135545347 gene encoding replication factor C subunit 5-like isoform X3 gives rise to the protein MLADIFAHIFRVEKYRPQTLDDLISHKNILSTIQKFISEDKLPHLFYGPPGTGKSSTILGTAKQLDKDNEFNAMVLEKGFKLVILDEADAMTRDAQNALRRVIEKYIENTHSA
- the LOC135545347 gene encoding replication factor C subunit 5-like isoform X1, with amino-acid sequence MATTSKILLQSRNLPWVEKYRPQTLDDLISHKNILSTIQKFISEDKLPHLFYGPPGTGKSSTILGTAKQLDKDNEFNAMVLEKGFKLVILDEADAMTRDAQNALRRVIEKYIENTHSA
- the LOC135545347 gene encoding replication factor C subunit 5-like isoform X2 is translated as MATTSKILLQSRNLPWVEKYRPQTLDDLISHKNILSTIQKFISEDKLPHLFYGPPGTGKSSTILGTAKQLDKDNEFNAMVLEGFKLVILDEADAMTRDAQNALRRVIEKYIENTHSA